A single window of Fusobacterium perfoetens DNA harbors:
- a CDS encoding tripartite tricarboxylate transporter substrate binding protein — protein MKKGLGKLLLVGTILTGILTGCGGEKKAEESVKDSWPKRPMEVVLHASAGGDTDFNARTFGEFFEKETGKPFVVTNMPGASGLAATENIKNTPANGYKALFTHSGPMVVNYVSGVAEYDFKEFDVSCIPAIDGGTVLVASKQSGITSLKDLMDKSKAAPETVIYGTEFGGYSHLQVLMLQDKTQIKLKLADIGSTADKVTNLLGGRIALASIAYGSVKDYIKNGDMIALAQYNDERNPNLGDIPTFKEQGVELSMDNPYIIAFPKGTDPEIVKKMSDIAVKVAANPEYAEKLKNGFSQEAKVLETEDAKAYLQKVEDTYLQYKDQLRSSTK, from the coding sequence ATGAAAAAAGGATTAGGAAAACTATTACTAGTAGGAACTATCTTAACAGGAATACTTACAGGGTGTGGTGGAGAAAAGAAAGCAGAAGAAAGTGTAAAAGACAGCTGGCCAAAAAGACCTATGGAAGTTGTGCTTCATGCTTCAGCAGGTGGAGATACAGACTTTAATGCAAGAACTTTCGGAGAATTCTTTGAAAAAGAAACAGGAAAACCATTTGTTGTAACTAATATGCCAGGAGCTTCTGGTTTAGCAGCAACAGAAAATATTAAAAATACTCCTGCAAATGGATATAAAGCACTATTTACACACTCAGGACCAATGGTAGTTAACTATGTTTCAGGTGTAGCAGAATATGACTTTAAAGAATTTGATGTTTCTTGTATTCCAGCAATAGATGGAGGAACAGTATTAGTAGCAAGTAAACAATCAGGAATTACTTCTTTAAAAGATTTAATGGATAAAAGTAAGGCAGCTCCAGAAACTGTTATATACGGAACAGAATTTGGAGGATACTCACACCTTCAAGTATTAATGCTTCAAGATAAAACTCAAATAAAATTAAAATTAGCTGATATTGGATCAACAGCAGATAAAGTAACAAACCTTCTAGGAGGAAGAATTGCACTAGCTTCTATTGCTTACGGAAGTGTAAAAGATTATATTAAAAATGGGGATATGATAGCTCTTGCACAGTACAATGATGAAAGAAACCCTAACTTAGGAGATATTCCTACATTTAAGGAACAAGGAGTAGAATTATCAATGGATAATCCTTATATAATTGCTTTCCCTAAAGGAACAGATCCTGAAATTGTTAAGAAAATGAGTGATATAGCAGTTAAAGTTGCAGCAAATCCAGAATATGCAGAAAAATTAAAAAATGGATTCAGCCAAGAAGCAAAAGTTTTAGAAACTGAAGATGCAAAAGCATATTTACAAAAAGTAGAAGATACTTATTTACAATATAAAGATCAACTAAGAAGTTCTACTAAATAA
- a CDS encoding LysR family transcriptional regulator, whose translation MDLKQLEYIVEIAKEKNITHAAEKLFISQSALNQQLLKLEKELGTQLFHRSRTDWRLTEVGKIYIENAKKILEIQKNTYNQIYDCIEQHKRKLTIGLTAERGFELFTSIFSEFQKLYPNVIIEPIEMPVYEQQKKIEKGELDLGFMTLSKGQRTKDNYIVLYSEEMVLITPRKYPFINSNLIKEPVNLFDLKEEPFVFINKKSTNRDIIDEIFKNAGFEPKILFETTYTSSIVRAVEFNLCCAIVPHYYAKSENKKLSSFRLKDFPSWDVVISYKKDSYLSKPAKAFIELAKKYYSNKIL comes from the coding sequence ATGGATTTAAAACAGCTGGAATATATTGTAGAAATTGCAAAAGAAAAAAATATCACTCATGCTGCTGAAAAACTTTTCATTTCCCAATCTGCACTAAATCAGCAACTTTTAAAACTAGAAAAAGAATTAGGAACTCAACTTTTTCATCGTTCAAGAACTGACTGGCGTCTTACTGAAGTCGGGAAAATCTATATTGAAAATGCCAAAAAAATTTTAGAAATACAAAAAAATACATACAATCAAATTTATGATTGCATAGAACAACATAAAAGAAAACTCACTATAGGACTTACTGCAGAAAGAGGATTTGAACTCTTCACATCAATTTTTTCTGAATTTCAAAAACTCTATCCAAATGTCATAATTGAACCAATAGAAATGCCTGTATATGAACAACAAAAAAAAATAGAAAAAGGTGAATTAGATTTAGGCTTTATGACATTATCTAAAGGGCAAAGAACAAAAGATAATTATATAGTTCTATATTCTGAAGAAATGGTCTTAATTACTCCTAGAAAATATCCTTTTATAAACTCAAATCTTATAAAAGAACCTGTTAATCTTTTTGACTTAAAGGAAGAACCTTTTGTGTTTATAAATAAAAAGTCAACAAACAGAGATATTATTGATGAAATTTTTAAAAATGCAGGTTTTGAACCAAAAATACTTTTTGAAACGACTTATACAAGCAGTATCGTAAGAGCTGTAGAATTTAATTTATGCTGTGCTATTGTTCCACATTATTATGCAAAATCTGAAAATAAAAAGTTATCTTCTTTCAGATTAAAAGATTTTCCTTCTTGGGATGTAGTTATAAGTTATAAAAAAGACAGTTATCTTTCAAAACCTGCTAAAGCTTTTATAGAACTTGCGAAAAAATATTATAGTAATAAAATCTTATAA
- a CDS encoding tripartite tricarboxylate transporter permease, producing the protein MIELFVSGLLTALNPFTLILMFIGTAVGIVFGAVPGLSTVMGLVLGLPFTYTMSPAVGICFLISLYIGGTSGGLISAILIGIPGTPASIATCFDGLPMKNKGFAMKALGLGVVFSFIGTVFSTLALVFVSPLLAKIALQFGPHEYFAISIFAIILITTLSGSTLPKAFFATFMGMAFATVGLSPTDAVKRFTFDNPQLVGGFNTLTVLIGLFAITEIIVTAENIKYSQQQEKITINTKVKGFGFSIHEFFAQKWNAFVSAVIGTLIGILPGIGGSTSNLIAYNVIKSRSKYPEKYGTGIPDGIVASETSNNASVGGAMIPLLTLGIPGDGATAVLLGAFMVHGITPGPLLFKNNASLVFAIFAAMFIGAFLMLIVEFFGLRIFAHVLRVPKHILLPVVIVFTTVGAFALASRTFDVVAILVFGILGYIFAKFKVPQSPFIIGFILGKMTEENLRRGLILSNNNILNFFGRPIACIFLVATIAYLLYLLVKYFKESKKVAQI; encoded by the coding sequence ATGATTGAATTATTTGTTTCAGGATTATTGACAGCATTAAATCCATTTACTTTAATATTAATGTTCATCGGTACAGCTGTAGGTATAGTTTTCGGAGCTGTTCCTGGATTATCAACTGTTATGGGGCTTGTTTTAGGATTACCATTTACTTATACAATGTCTCCAGCAGTCGGAATATGTTTTTTAATTTCTCTTTACATAGGGGGAACTTCAGGAGGTCTTATTTCAGCTATTTTAATTGGAATACCTGGGACACCTGCTTCAATAGCAACTTGTTTTGATGGATTACCAATGAAAAACAAAGGATTTGCTATGAAAGCTCTAGGGCTTGGAGTTGTGTTCAGTTTTATAGGAACAGTATTCAGCACATTAGCACTTGTTTTTGTTTCACCACTTCTTGCTAAAATAGCTTTACAGTTTGGACCACATGAATATTTTGCAATTTCAATATTTGCAATAATTTTAATAACAACTTTATCAGGAAGTACTTTACCAAAAGCTTTCTTTGCAACATTTATGGGAATGGCTTTTGCAACAGTGGGATTATCACCAACAGATGCAGTAAAAAGATTTACTTTTGATAACCCACAATTAGTAGGAGGGTTTAATACCTTAACAGTTCTTATTGGATTATTCGCTATTACAGAAATTATAGTAACAGCAGAAAATATAAAATATTCTCAACAGCAGGAAAAAATCACAATAAATACGAAAGTAAAAGGATTTGGTTTTTCTATACATGAGTTCTTTGCACAAAAATGGAATGCATTTGTTTCAGCAGTTATAGGTACATTAATAGGTATTTTACCAGGAATAGGAGGTTCTACTTCAAACTTAATAGCATACAATGTTATAAAAAGCAGATCTAAATATCCTGAAAAATATGGAACAGGTATACCAGATGGAATAGTTGCTTCAGAAACTTCTAATAATGCTTCAGTAGGAGGAGCGATGATTCCTTTACTTACTCTAGGAATACCAGGAGATGGAGCAACAGCAGTTCTTTTAGGAGCATTTATGGTTCATGGAATTACTCCAGGTCCATTACTATTTAAAAATAATGCTTCTTTAGTATTTGCAATATTTGCTGCAATGTTTATAGGTGCATTTTTAATGTTGATAGTAGAATTTTTCGGACTTAGAATTTTTGCTCATGTGCTAAGAGTTCCTAAACATATACTTCTTCCAGTAGTAATAGTATTTACAACTGTTGGTGCTTTTGCTCTTGCTAGCAGAACATTTGATGTTGTTGCAATTTTAGTATTTGGAATATTAGGATATATATTTGCTAAATTTAAAGTACCTCAATCACCATTTATTATTGGATTTATTCTAGGAAAAATGACAGAAGAAAATCTAAGAAGAGGTTTAATTTTATCAAATAATAATATTTTAAATTTCTTTGGAAGACCAATAGCATGTATTTTCTTAGTAGCCACTATAGCTTATCTACTATATTTATTAGTAAAATATTTTAAAGAATCAAAAAAAGTTGCTCAAATATAA
- a CDS encoding PPC domain-containing DNA-binding protein produces the protein MEFQRFDNYCIVRLDKGEEVLQKLKEVCEKEDIKLGSITGLGATNKVVLGLFYTEEKIYNKTTLTGPMEITSLVGNISTLNGKCYLHCHINVCDKNMNVLGGHLNECYISATGEFIISVIDGKIERELNKEVGLNLYKFLK, from the coding sequence ATGGAATTTCAAAGATTTGATAATTATTGTATTGTAAGACTTGATAAAGGTGAAGAAGTTCTTCAAAAATTAAAAGAAGTCTGTGAAAAAGAAGATATAAAACTTGGAAGCATAACAGGTCTTGGAGCAACTAATAAAGTTGTTTTAGGATTATTTTATACTGAAGAAAAAATATATAATAAAACTACTTTGACAGGTCCTATGGAAATCACTTCCCTTGTTGGAAATATTTCTACTTTGAATGGAAAATGTTATCTTCACTGTCATATAAATGTTTGTGATAAAAATATGAATGTCTTAGGTGGACATTTAAATGAATGTTATATATCTGCTACTGGAGAATTTATCATTTCTGTAATAGATGGAAAAATTGAAAGAGAACTTAATAAAGAAGTTGGATTAAATTTATATAAATTTTTAAAATAG